The genomic window ACGTGCGTTAAACTGGCGGATGTCAAATTAGCGCCTTCCAAGTTGGCGTCCCGCAAAATGGAATTGTAAAGAAACGCATTCTGCAGATTCGCTTTTTCCAGGTTCGCTCCCTCAAAGTTTGATTCATAAAGCTGCGCAAACTGCAGATTGGCTCCCCGCAAGTCCGCTTTGCGGCAATCGCTGTTGGGCTGCTTATCGCACGTATAGCCTTGGGCTTGAGCCGCAAAAAACCAGAACAGCATGGTGCAGACCGACCCCAGCATTAGCAGGAACTGACTTGAACTTCTCATTTCACGCTCTCCTTTTGCATTGGTGTGTGACATTCTTTGAGAAATGTTTCAACATCAGACAGGTCCCTGGTGCGCCGCATGGGCGGCAGACTCTGCCAGATTTTGCGGCCATAAGCCCTCGACACTAAGCGTTGATCGCAAATCATCAGCACGCCGTGATCGGTTTCGTCGCGAATCAAACGCCCCGCTCCCTGCTTCAATGATATTACCGCGTGTGGCAATTGGTACTCCATAAAGGCGTTGCGCCCTTGACGATTGATTTGTTCGATGCGTGCAGCAAGCACCGGGTCATCGGGGGGCGCGAACGGTAGTTTATCAATCACCACCAGCGAAAGCGAGGGCCCGCGCACGTCAACGCCTTCCCAAAACGATTGGCTGCCGACCAGGACAGCGTTGCCTAACCTGCGAAAGCGCTCCAATAGTTCGCTGCGCGATCCTTCCCCTTGGGCCAGCAGAGGGTATGTAAGCTCCTGCTTTTCGAACGCCACTTTCAATAGCGCCTGAGCTTCTCGCATGGCGCGCAGGGCGGTAAACAATAAAAAGGCGCGGCCATGGTTCGCACGCAGAAGCGGCAGCGCGGCCTGAATCACCGCTTCGGTATAATCCGTGCGGTTGGGATCATCGGGCAGGCCTTCCGGGATATAGAGCAAGGCCTGCTTGGCGTAGTCGAAAGGGCTGTCCCACGAAGCGGCCTTTGCGTCTTGCAAGCCCATTTCCTCCTGATAGTGCCGGAAATCGCCGTGTACTGAAAGCGTCGCGGAGGTGAAAATTAACGCACGCGCACTGCTTTCGATTTGCCTGCGGAAA from Burkholderiales bacterium includes these protein-coding regions:
- a CDS encoding pentapeptide repeat-containing protein, which produces MRSSSQFLLMLGSVCTMLFWFFAAQAQGYTCDKQPNSDCRKADLRGANLQFAQLYESNFEGANLEKANLQNAFLYNSILRDANLEGANLTSASLTHVVAKRARLKGATLYHANLLSADLEGADLEGANLVRANLKGAVLTGANLNSANLKGANLEDADLQDAKLQGANFEGASMVNCAGCPGLPLR